In Lepidochelys kempii isolate rLepKem1 chromosome 10, rLepKem1.hap2, whole genome shotgun sequence, a single window of DNA contains:
- the LINS1 gene encoding protein Lines homolog 1 isoform X1 — translation MGDLSPLQELHRDVLIGTPLTKDSHDYAFFLNLHVSPQDSSTRVNESHNQICLESPNWGTWSHQDSAVSDALALVTDDKSGSFANTNSSMFCSREMILLQLTLIKMMIAKVQSQETEFSIRQKYLDIITILLKETKIVSKLICLCNSSDKLLSHMASKSIASLVYFQLKKENTFIVTWLTFCLKTLSEFPKSDQVAECLWILRAIIRDILKDKDLHKADILKNVFTPLDTVLEGFYNSILSHHCKGCQGTSLYSKAANNLIEFIEFLDILVTSRIQLESHFKCQRILFLNTSYILDLTYSSVHYLIKKKSIMLLKKCILYKAGEDFVSGSLPTLSLQDPYLNKDMLALANVVLQAVNLGWLNQIPVSEKASYFGGSEAQPEDGIHSGPDQVILRALSLVLLKALEMKVQNSTKAAEIKADLQSFMSQLLIFLKKHLKSSRHFHPNVHPCEWLSMVFIEQDDDMLEAAKSLLTVYLKFDRLWHDDAGNLCIEAEEDETWICLTHESGCNPHCIFLFFLKSIAFDSTVLLDFLISSETCFLEYFVRYLKLLREDWHHFVNISNHFDIASKRGVCVSFVTSSHQEEKTCLTDESLENACRDPVQHTLVSLASSQKPSVPMEQQGDDQVVKPNKSNSLIRTDNTSALDCLQSLVNYDSSEDSELESVGKECLANMKQMPSNNQGSTKIRETVCIDADDKPHTLEPKVLPLKQKSSNPSSLMVCNMSPNIPVPVERMLLKSVKCLEELQKAISRLQRRNLFPYNPAALLKLLRQSIKA, via the exons atgggaGATCTGTCTCCTCTCCAGGAGCTGCATAGAGATGTGCTGATAGGCACTCCTTTAACAAAGGACAGCCATGATTATGCCTTTTTCCTCAATCTGCATGTTTCACCACAAGATTCATCCACAAGAGTTAATGAGTCACATAATCAAATATGCCTAGAATCTCCTAACTGGGGCACTTGGAGCCATCAGGACTCTGCTGTTTCAGATGCTCTTGCCCTTGTGACAGATGATAAATCTGGTAGCTTTGCAAACACGAACTCTTCAATGTTCTGTTCACGGGAAATGATACTGCTCCAGTTAACCTTGATCAAGATGATGATTGCCAAAGTACAGTCCCAGGAAACTGAATTCAGCATAAGACAGAAGTACCTTGATATAATTACAATTCTTCTGAAAGAgacaaaaattgtttcaaaatta ATTTGTCTATGCAATAGTTCTGATAAGCTGTTGTCTCACATGGCTTCAAAAAGTATAGCCTCCCTTGTGTATTTCCAACTAAAGAAAGAG aaCACGTTTATTGTCACGTGGCTCACTTTTTGTTTGAAGACTCTGTCAGAATTCCCTAAGAGTGATCAAGTAGCAGAATGTCTATGGATTCTTAGAGCTATTATTAGAGACATTTTGAAAGATAAAGATTTGCACAAAGCAG ATATACTGAAGAATGTTTTCACTCCTCTTGATACTGTACTTGAAGGATTTTACAATTCCATTTTGTCTCATCATTGTAAAGGCTGCCAAGGTACTTCATTATATTCAAAAGCTGCAAACAACTTGATCGAATTCATAGAGTTTCTTGACATTCTTGTCACCTCAAGAATCCAACTAGAGTCACATTTCAAATGCCaaagaattttatttttgaatacttcTTACATCTTGGACCTCACTTATTCATCAGTTCATTATTTAATCAAGAAGAAGTCCATTATGCTCCTTAAAAAATGCATCCTTTATAAAGCTGGTGAAGATTTCGTAAGTGGATCATTACCCACTTTATCCTTACAGGATCCTTATTTGAATAAGGATATGTTAGCACTGGCTAATGTTGTCTTGCAAGCTGTGAATTTGGGGTGGCTGAATCAAATACCTGTTTCTGAAAAAGCCAGCTATTTTGGAGGCAGTGAAGCTCAACCTGAGGATGGCATCCACAGTGGTCCTGACCAAGTAATCCTCAGAGCCTTGAGTTTGGTTTTACTTAAAGCTTTAGAGATGAAGGTCCAGAACTCTACTAAAGCAGCTGAAATAAAAG CAGACTTGCAGAGTTTCATGTCCCAGTTATTGATCTTCTTGAAGAAACATCTGAAGTCTTCTCGGCATTTTCATCCAAATGTACATCCTTGTGAATGGCTTTCCATGGTCTTTATAGAACAAGATGATGACATGCTGGAAGCTGCTAAATCATTGCTAACAGTTTATTTAAAGTTTGAtag GTTATGGCATGATGATGCTGGTAACTTGTGCATTGAAGCAGAAGAAGACGAAACCTGGATCTGCCTGACACATGAGAGCGGCTGTAATCCTCActgtatctttttatttttcctaaaaagCATTGCATTTGATTCCACAGTTCTTCTTGACTTTTTGATTTCATCAGAAACCTGCTTCCTTGAGTATTTTGTAAGATATTTAAAACTTCTTAGAGAAGACTGGCATCATTTTGTCAACATATCTAACCACTTCGATATTGCGTCTAAAAGAGGGGTGTGTGTTTCTTTTGTCACCTCTTCCCATCAAGAAGAAAAAACCTGCCTGACAGATGAGAGTTTGGAAAATGCTTGTCGTGATCCAGTACAACACACTCTGGTATCTTTGGCTTCTTCCCAGAAGCCTTCTGTGCCAATGGAACAGCAAGGTGATGACCAAGTTGTAAAACCCAACAAGTCTAACTCATTGATAAGGACTGATAACACATCTGCGTTGGATTGCCTTCAAAGCCTTGTTAATTATGACAGTTCAGAAGATTCTGAATTGGAGTCAGTTGGAAAGGAGTGTTTGGCAAACATGAAGCAGATGCCTTCAAATAATCAAGGCAGTACAAAGATAAGGGAAACTGTTTGTATAGATGCAGATGACAAACCCCATACACTTGAACCTAAAGTGTTACCCCTGAAACAAAAAAGTTCTAATCCCTCGTCACTCATGGTATGTAATATGTCCCCAAATATCCCTGTGCCTGTGGAAAGAATGCTTCTCAAATCAGTGAAATGTTTGGAAGAACTGCAAAAAGCAATTTCTAGGTTACAGAGAAGAAACCTTTTCCCATACAACCCAGCTGCATTGTTGAAACTGTTGAGACAATCAATAAAAGCATGA
- the LINS1 gene encoding protein Lines homolog 1 isoform X2: MGDLSPLQELHRDVLIGTPLTKDSHDYAFFLNLHVSPQDSSTRVNESHNQICLESPNWGTWSHQDSAVSDALALVTDDKSGSFANTNSSMFCSREMILLQLTLIKMMIAKVQSQETEFSIRQKYLDIITILLKETKIVSKLICLCNSSDKLLSHMASKSIASLVYFQLKKENTFIVTWLTFCLKTLSEFPKSDQVAECLWILRAIIRDILKDKDLHKADILKNVFTPLDTVLEGFYNSILSHHCKGCQGTSLYSKAANNLIEFIEFLDILVTSRIQLESHFKCQRILFLNTSYILDLTYSSVHYLIKKKSIMLLKKCILYKAGEDFVSGSLPTLSLQDPYLNKDMLALANVVLQAVNLGWLNQIPVSEKASYFGGSEAQPEDGIHSGPDQVILRALSLVLLKALEMKVQNSTKAAEIKDLQSFMSQLLIFLKKHLKSSRHFHPNVHPCEWLSMVFIEQDDDMLEAAKSLLTVYLKFDRLWHDDAGNLCIEAEEDETWICLTHESGCNPHCIFLFFLKSIAFDSTVLLDFLISSETCFLEYFVRYLKLLREDWHHFVNISNHFDIASKRGVCVSFVTSSHQEEKTCLTDESLENACRDPVQHTLVSLASSQKPSVPMEQQGDDQVVKPNKSNSLIRTDNTSALDCLQSLVNYDSSEDSELESVGKECLANMKQMPSNNQGSTKIRETVCIDADDKPHTLEPKVLPLKQKSSNPSSLMVCNMSPNIPVPVERMLLKSVKCLEELQKAISRLQRRNLFPYNPAALLKLLRQSIKA; encoded by the exons atgggaGATCTGTCTCCTCTCCAGGAGCTGCATAGAGATGTGCTGATAGGCACTCCTTTAACAAAGGACAGCCATGATTATGCCTTTTTCCTCAATCTGCATGTTTCACCACAAGATTCATCCACAAGAGTTAATGAGTCACATAATCAAATATGCCTAGAATCTCCTAACTGGGGCACTTGGAGCCATCAGGACTCTGCTGTTTCAGATGCTCTTGCCCTTGTGACAGATGATAAATCTGGTAGCTTTGCAAACACGAACTCTTCAATGTTCTGTTCACGGGAAATGATACTGCTCCAGTTAACCTTGATCAAGATGATGATTGCCAAAGTACAGTCCCAGGAAACTGAATTCAGCATAAGACAGAAGTACCTTGATATAATTACAATTCTTCTGAAAGAgacaaaaattgtttcaaaatta ATTTGTCTATGCAATAGTTCTGATAAGCTGTTGTCTCACATGGCTTCAAAAAGTATAGCCTCCCTTGTGTATTTCCAACTAAAGAAAGAG aaCACGTTTATTGTCACGTGGCTCACTTTTTGTTTGAAGACTCTGTCAGAATTCCCTAAGAGTGATCAAGTAGCAGAATGTCTATGGATTCTTAGAGCTATTATTAGAGACATTTTGAAAGATAAAGATTTGCACAAAGCAG ATATACTGAAGAATGTTTTCACTCCTCTTGATACTGTACTTGAAGGATTTTACAATTCCATTTTGTCTCATCATTGTAAAGGCTGCCAAGGTACTTCATTATATTCAAAAGCTGCAAACAACTTGATCGAATTCATAGAGTTTCTTGACATTCTTGTCACCTCAAGAATCCAACTAGAGTCACATTTCAAATGCCaaagaattttatttttgaatacttcTTACATCTTGGACCTCACTTATTCATCAGTTCATTATTTAATCAAGAAGAAGTCCATTATGCTCCTTAAAAAATGCATCCTTTATAAAGCTGGTGAAGATTTCGTAAGTGGATCATTACCCACTTTATCCTTACAGGATCCTTATTTGAATAAGGATATGTTAGCACTGGCTAATGTTGTCTTGCAAGCTGTGAATTTGGGGTGGCTGAATCAAATACCTGTTTCTGAAAAAGCCAGCTATTTTGGAGGCAGTGAAGCTCAACCTGAGGATGGCATCCACAGTGGTCCTGACCAAGTAATCCTCAGAGCCTTGAGTTTGGTTTTACTTAAAGCTTTAGAGATGAAGGTCCAGAACTCTACTAAAGCAGCTGAAATAAAAG ACTTGCAGAGTTTCATGTCCCAGTTATTGATCTTCTTGAAGAAACATCTGAAGTCTTCTCGGCATTTTCATCCAAATGTACATCCTTGTGAATGGCTTTCCATGGTCTTTATAGAACAAGATGATGACATGCTGGAAGCTGCTAAATCATTGCTAACAGTTTATTTAAAGTTTGAtag GTTATGGCATGATGATGCTGGTAACTTGTGCATTGAAGCAGAAGAAGACGAAACCTGGATCTGCCTGACACATGAGAGCGGCTGTAATCCTCActgtatctttttatttttcctaaaaagCATTGCATTTGATTCCACAGTTCTTCTTGACTTTTTGATTTCATCAGAAACCTGCTTCCTTGAGTATTTTGTAAGATATTTAAAACTTCTTAGAGAAGACTGGCATCATTTTGTCAACATATCTAACCACTTCGATATTGCGTCTAAAAGAGGGGTGTGTGTTTCTTTTGTCACCTCTTCCCATCAAGAAGAAAAAACCTGCCTGACAGATGAGAGTTTGGAAAATGCTTGTCGTGATCCAGTACAACACACTCTGGTATCTTTGGCTTCTTCCCAGAAGCCTTCTGTGCCAATGGAACAGCAAGGTGATGACCAAGTTGTAAAACCCAACAAGTCTAACTCATTGATAAGGACTGATAACACATCTGCGTTGGATTGCCTTCAAAGCCTTGTTAATTATGACAGTTCAGAAGATTCTGAATTGGAGTCAGTTGGAAAGGAGTGTTTGGCAAACATGAAGCAGATGCCTTCAAATAATCAAGGCAGTACAAAGATAAGGGAAACTGTTTGTATAGATGCAGATGACAAACCCCATACACTTGAACCTAAAGTGTTACCCCTGAAACAAAAAAGTTCTAATCCCTCGTCACTCATGGTATGTAATATGTCCCCAAATATCCCTGTGCCTGTGGAAAGAATGCTTCTCAAATCAGTGAAATGTTTGGAAGAACTGCAAAAAGCAATTTCTAGGTTACAGAGAAGAAACCTTTTCCCATACAACCCAGCTGCATTGTTGAAACTGTTGAGACAATCAATAAAAGCATGA